From the genome of Papaver somniferum cultivar HN1 chromosome 2, ASM357369v1, whole genome shotgun sequence, one region includes:
- the LOC113352974 gene encoding transcription factor bHLH148-like: MASSSIISNLGTVSHQDSSIESKKKRRKKNQYQSQNQQQNQTPRWRSSNEHQIYSSKLIEALRHVRRNNNDSNDNSSSSSSNTDQSSNSNTTSSLSTAKNGRAIREAADKALAVAAKGRTRWSRAILTNRLQLKFKKKKPKVVTCRSQKRSFDVYQLKDKKKLQPLQRKVKVLGRIVPGCKKLSFPVLLEETTDYIAALEMQVRTMTALTQLLSLAGSSSSSSPASTNHVEDHSL; the protein is encoded by the coding sequence ATGGCTTCATCATCTATAATCTCAAATCTTGGGACAGTAAGTCATCAAGATTCATCAATagaatcaaaaaagaaaagaagaaagaaaaatcaatatcaatcacagaatcaacaacaaaatcaaacacCGCGATGGAGATCATCAAACGAGCATCAGATCTATTCTTCTAAACTTATAGAAGCTTTACGTCACGTTCGCCGCAACAACAACGATAGTAatgataattcttcttcttcttcttcaaacaccGATCAATCATCAAATTCCAATACAACATCGTCATTATCCACGGCTAAAAACGGAAGAGCGATAAGAGAAGCAGCTGATAAAGCATTAGCAGTAGCAGCTAAAGGAAGAACAAGGTGGAGCCGAGCAATATTAACAAATCGTCTTCAACTAAAATTcaagaaaaagaaaccaaaagttGTTACATGTCGGTCACAAAAACGTTCTTTCGATGTTTATCAGTTAAAAGATAAGAAGAAACTACAACCGTTACAACGGAAAGTTAAAGTTTTAGGAAGAATTGTACCGGGTTGTAAGAAATTATCATTTCCGGTGTTATTAGAAGAAACTACAGATTATAttgcagctttagaaatgcaagtCCGAACTATGACGGCTCTTACACAGCTTCTTTCTTTGGCcggctcatcatcatcatcgtcaccCGCGTCGACTAATCATGTTGAAGATCATAGCTTATAA